The Solibacillus sp. FSL W7-1436 DNA segment AACCGGAGAAACCTTCAGGAGAAAATATCCCACTCATTGCCTTTTGAGTTTTTTCGCTGCCATCCATTAATCGAATACCAAACTCTTTTACCATGTCATTCAAATAGTCGAGGTTGTAAACACCTTCTTGACTACCACTAATTAAAGTCCCGAACATTTCTTCTGCGCTAAAACCTAAGTCAGCAAATAAAGGTGCATATTCTGCTAAGTTGTCAAACATCTCATTAGAGAAATTCAAACCGTTTTGCGCGCCTTTAGTCATCATGTCAAAAGCATCTTCTGACGAAATACCGAAATTGGTCATTAAGTTGTTTCCGGCCCTCGTTACTTCGTTCACATCAGAATCAAATGTTTTAGCCAACGCCAACGCATCACGCGTAACTTTCTCTAATTCATCACCATCCGAAACGCCTTGCATATTTTGTTTGACTCTAACTAACGCTCCCGACACTTCTTCAAGGGATTCACCGAAACCGGCTTTCCACACCGCTTTTGCTTGTTCTTCTAACGCTTCTGCTTCATCTGCCGTAACACCTAACGCCGCTTGAATCTGCCCCGCAGCGTTATCGAATTGACCGGCTGCCAATAAAGCGCCGCCACCGAATGCCGCTAATGGGGCCGTTAACTTCGTTGACATTTCCGTTCCGACATCTTTCATTTTGCCGCCAACTTCTTTTGCCTTTTCACCAACCTCTTCAAGTTTTTTGGTCATTTTGTCAAGACCGCTCAAATCTGTTTGAGCATCGATTTTTACTTTCACGGAATCCGCTTGTGACTGGAAAGCCTTTAACTTACCTTCCGTTGCTACGATTTCCCTTTGAAATTTGCGATAAGCTTCTTCACCGATTTCGCCACTTTGGAATTGTCGTTCCACTTCTGATTGAGCTTGTTTTAATGCGTCTAACCGTTTGGATGTGCTGTCAATTGCATCACCTAACAATTTTTGTTTTTGACTTAGCAACTCTACATTTGACGGATCAAATTTAAGTAATTTATCAACTTGCCGCAATTCATTTTGTACGGATTTTGTTTCATTATCGACCGTTTTCAAAGCTTTGGTAAGTCCGGTTGCGTCACCGTCTAATTCAATTGTGATTCCTTTGATATTTTTAGCCATTTACTCACCGCCTTTTTTTGCACAAAAATAAAACCCACCCTAAAGGTGAGTTAAAATTTATCGAAATCAGATTGACCGGCATTGACCGTTTTCGGCTTCTTATTCGGATTTTTCATTTCGAAATATTCGTCAATGTAATCCAGCGCCATTCCGAAAGTCATATGTTCAAGATCGTCATGTGTTAATCCAGCTTCTTTACATAAAATCAGAAACTTTTCTGTCGATACGCTTTCAGCCGGATTCTTCACTTCACCATCTACTTTTTTTTAGCACCCAACGTTTTTATAAGTAAATCTTGCAACGGTTCCATAATTTCAAGTAATGGGAACTCGTCAAATGAATCCAACCATGTAATAGGTTCTGGAATAGTTGGGTTAGCTGTTTTTGCAAATACCCACGCAATATCATAGAACATGTTAAAGTCGATATTGTCGCGCATCCATTTCAATTGATCCTGTTGCGATGCATTATCAAAATCAAACTCAATAACTCCCATTGAAATAATGTCTTTCAATAAATCACGTTGAAACTGCATCATATATCGTTTGGCAACGGCTCCATTTGATTTAAACGGAACATCTTTACCATCAATTTTTAAGTTAATTTCCATTGGTTACCCTCCACATTCAGAAAAATAGCCCTCCAATGTGGAAGGCTTGTAGTTTTATTAAGGTGTTTCAACTACCGGCGCTGGTTCGAATACAGTTGTAAACCAAGCATTGTAAACTTCGTCCGGTGTTTCAGCTGTTGTGCTGCGTTTTACTACGCCGTCAACTGTTGGTGAAGCTACGAACGATAATTCCTGTGTAGTTGGTTCAGTCGTTTCTGTTTTCGTTGAACTTGACGTACCTGGACGAGAAACCGATACATTGTATAATGCATGGCGAGTTGCTTTCACATCTCCATCAAATTCAAACATCAAAGCGATTTTTTGAGTTTTTGCGTTTGTAGTTTCAGTTAAAACGCCGTCAGCATCTAAAATATCCCCTAATACATCAGTACGGAATGAAACCGGCATTTCAGCTGCTTCATAAGTACCTTCATAACCATTGTTTGTTGTTGTCGCGTAATATACACGGTCGTCAGCATAAAATTCTGTTGTTTCTCCGCGCGTATCTAATGTTAGTGATACCGCACCTGGATAACGTACCGGCGCAGAATATGTTAATACACCATCTTCATCTTCTGTAGCGACTGCATAGTGTACATTCTTTAAACCAAATTTCACTTTGTTTTGAGCCATTTATAACACTCCTTAAATTAATTTGATTGAAAAAGTCGTTAAAAAAAGCCCTTCCGATTCAATAAAAATCGTAGGACCCTTTTCATATGGAATTTCTCGTTGTTTAAATAAATTTTTAATATTCCGTTCAGCTGCTAAGTTTTTAGCATCGGTATATAACTCCACGCTTACGAGTGTACCCTCTATATAGGCTTCATTATCGGCGTGAAAGTTTTCCTCTCCTTCATCCAAATAGCAAATGAACGGCGCTTTTTGTTTACTCGTAAAGTGTGAGTAGCGAGTAGGGTAGATTGCATTTAACGACTGTGCTAATTCTGGTAATGTCATTTCCTGATCGCCCCTTCCACACCTTTTACGTATTCATCAATCATTCGTTCTTCAACCGGTTTGATGTGTACTCGTGCGCCTACACGACCACCACCAACTTTTGCATGACCCTTTTCAAGCAAATGCGTTAGTTGGTAATCAGTGGCGTTGTGGACGACCCATACACCGTCAACCTTTTTAGCTCGCCAACCTTTTGCATAGGAACCGGATAATTCTGGACTTCGTAGCTTAAGTGTTTTTACGCCATCTTTGGCAACTTTTCGTGCTACCTTCTCCATTTCTTCTCCGACACCATCCGCATATTCGCGAAGCTGTTTGTTGATTTCATCTGCGAGTTGATTAATATTAATAGCCACCGACTCTCACCTCGCTATATAGCTCTATATTTTCACCGTTTTCATACGTCCGATAAACTGAATACGTTTTACCTTCATGAACAAGTTCGCTTTCGCCATTAAATTCACTTAATCGAATTTCAAATTGGTATTGTGGCTTCAATCCACCTTGACCACCGTTGAAAAATTCCGTTTGTGATACGCTGCGCTTGTTTGCGAATACTTGTCTTTCATAAGGCGTTTTAACTTCTTGCATCATTTCATCAAGCTCAATGGAATATCCGACTAGTTGAATCACATCTTTAAACATTGACATGGTAAACACCGCACAATGCTAAGTGAATTTTAAGTGACGTATAGCCGCGCAAATACTTTTCGCTGTCGTCATTAGATAGTCCAAAATGAGCTTTTGCGTATAACGTAATGGCTCGTAGAATCAGCGGATCAGCATCACTAATAACTTGTACACCACTGATCGATAAATCCATCATAGCCGCATCGATTAAATCTTGAATCTCCATGTCTAACGCATCATGGGTAATCCGTAATGCTTGTTTAATCTTTGGAAGCATCTTTCGTCACCGCCTTCTTTGCGGTAGGTTTTAACGTTTCAGTATCTTTATGCTTACGAATGAAACCCATATCATGCAATTCATTTACACGTTTATAATCTTCACTCGTATAAAAAGAACCGGGCAGCTTGTACTCACCCGATTCCTCGATAATGAAAGGCACTAAGACTGAATGTCGCATGTGTTATCCCTCCTTTATTGTATTAAACGCCTGGTGTTAAGATAGAGAATGCTTTTTCGTGTGTAACTGTACCATCCACAACTGTGTAAGCAGAAAATCCAGTTTTACGAGCTTTAATGTCACGATCCGATTCAACACGTACTGGCTGATTCGTATTCATTGTGTAGCCTTTTGCGTTACCGATGATATACGTACCTTCTGGAATTGCGCTATCCGCTTCAACCACTAATCCGAACGCACGACCTACGCCGCTTGCTGTTACGTCTGGGATGAAGTATGGACGGTCGCTACCATCTAACATGTTGGCTAAACCATTCCAAATTGTTGATGCAGAAGCATAAATTTTCGCACTTGCAGCATGACGAGAACCAAGTTTTGCAATTGCAGCTGTCACATTTGCATATGATAATGCGCCTGTTGTGTAAGAAGTGTGTTGTGAAGTAACGTCAGCCATTGCCGTTAATACGCCTTCCATTTCACGAACGCCACCGTCACCATTGATTACTTGACGGCCTAATTCAACACCTAAGCGGTCAACGATTTCGTCTTTAAGGTATGCAAGGAATGCCGGAACAGCCATTGCTTCAAGTTTGAATGAAACTTCAATGTACTTAGCAACTTCCTTACCGCCTAATTGAATTTCAACGAATGTGTTTTTCTCTACTTCTAGTTCTTCCGATTCGATGTAACCTTTCGCATCACCGGCAGTGATCGCAGTATGTTTCGGAATAGATACTAAACCTTGAATATTTAATTTACGAACATCGCGTAAAAACGGATTTTGAGATTCCATTTCGTTGATGATGTCGCCTAATACCGTTTGTGGAATGAAGATTCCAGAGTTTGATGTATCATGGTTGTTTAATTCAAGTAACACGTTGTTTTCTTCTTGTGTTAATTCTTGTCCCATGATCGTTTTAGCAAAAGCATTTTCGTATAGTTTTTCGCTAGTCATTGCGTTAACAGGTTTTAAGTTCGCCAATTCGTTCACCTCATTTGGTTTTTCTGATAGGTTTGATAAATCTGCAATTTTAGCATTATCTTGTAACGCTTGTAAGTTTGCCTGTGCTAATTTAGCAGCTTCAATTTTGTTATCCAGCTCTTTTACTTCTGCTTCAATAGCGTTAAACTCTTCAAGTTTACCCTCTG contains these protein-coding regions:
- a CDS encoding major tail protein; protein product: MAQNKVKFGLKNVHYAVATEDEDGVLTYSAPVRYPGAVSLTLDTRGETTEFYADDRVYYATTTNNGYEGTYEAAEMPVSFRTDVLGDILDADGVLTETTNAKTQKIALMFEFDGDVKATRHALYNVSVSRPGTSSSTKTETTEPTTQELSFVASPTVDGVVKRSTTAETPDEVYNAWFTTVFEPAPVVETP
- a CDS encoding HK97 gp10 family phage protein gives rise to the protein MAININQLADEINKQLREYADGVGEEMEKVARKVAKDGVKTLKLRSPELSGSYAKGWRAKKVDGVWVVHNATDYQLTHLLEKGHAKVGGGRVGARVHIKPVEERMIDEYVKGVEGAIRK
- a CDS encoding phage head-tail adapter protein; protein product: MSMFKDVIQLVGYSIELDEMMQEVKTPYERQVFANKRSVSQTEFFNGGQGGLKPQYQFEIRLSEFNGESELVHEGKTYSVYRTYENGENIELYSEVRVGGY
- a CDS encoding head-tail connector protein → MLPKIKQALRITHDALDMEIQDLIDAAMMDLSISGVQVISDADPLILRAITLYAKAHFGLSNDDSEKYLRGYTSLKIHLALCGVYHVNV
- a CDS encoding phage major capsid protein, translating into MDKIKELLNKRTELMNQAETLVAEGKLEEFNAIEAEVKELDNKIEAAKLAQANLQALQDNAKIADLSNLSEKPNEVNELANLKPVNAMTSEKLYENAFAKTIMGQELTQEENNVLLELNNHDTSNSGIFIPQTVLGDIINEMESQNPFLRDVRKLNIQGLVSIPKHTAITAGDAKGYIESEELEVEKNTFVEIQLGGKEVAKYIEVSFKLEAMAVPAFLAYLKDEIVDRLGVELGRQVINGDGGVREMEGVLTAMADVTSQHTSYTTGALSYANVTAAIAKLGSRHAASAKIYASASTIWNGLANMLDGSDRPYFIPDVTASGVGRAFGLVVEADSAIPEGTYIIGNAKGYTMNTNQPVRVESDRDIKARKTGFSAYTVVDGTVTHEKAFSILTPGV